The following coding sequences lie in one Halorarum halophilum genomic window:
- a CDS encoding M24 family metallopeptidase, with product MPGDIFEPSEYERRIERTRERMRDRDLDAIVVSDPANMNYLAGYDGWSFYVHQAVVLTADGDEPVWVGREMDANGARATTWLSEENIRSYSDDHVHSPHDLHPMDFLADVLADLDVDGGRIGLEMDAYYFTAKSYTRLGSNLPNAEFEDTTLLVNWVRVRKSKRELAYMREAARISEEAMLAGLDAIEAGVPEYEAAAAIYDALITGTDEYGGDYPSIVPLMPSGDHTGTPHLTWTDREFEDGDPVIIELSGCRHRYHSPLARTTFVGDPPSEIEHTADVVVEGLEAALDAAEPGVTCEAVEKAWRDTIAQYDIEKEDRIGYSMGLGYPPDWGEHTASIRPGDETVLAEDMTFHMIPGIWGDDFGVEISETFHVTADGAEALADFPRRLFTA from the coding sequence ATGCCAGGGGATATCTTCGAGCCGAGCGAGTACGAACGGCGGATCGAGCGGACGCGGGAGCGGATGCGCGATCGGGACCTCGACGCCATCGTCGTCTCCGACCCGGCGAACATGAACTACCTCGCCGGCTACGACGGCTGGTCGTTCTACGTCCACCAGGCGGTCGTCCTCACGGCCGACGGCGACGAGCCGGTGTGGGTCGGCCGCGAGATGGACGCGAACGGCGCGCGCGCGACGACCTGGCTCTCCGAGGAGAACATCAGGTCGTACAGCGACGACCACGTCCACTCCCCGCACGACCTCCACCCGATGGACTTCCTCGCGGACGTGCTGGCGGACCTCGACGTCGACGGCGGCCGGATCGGGCTGGAGATGGACGCGTACTACTTCACGGCGAAGTCCTACACACGGCTCGGGTCGAACCTCCCGAACGCCGAGTTCGAGGACACGACCCTGCTCGTGAACTGGGTCCGGGTGAGGAAGTCCAAGCGGGAACTCGCATACATGCGCGAGGCCGCCCGGATCTCGGAGGAGGCGATGCTCGCCGGCCTGGACGCCATCGAGGCCGGGGTCCCGGAGTACGAGGCCGCCGCTGCCATCTACGACGCGCTCATCACCGGCACCGACGAGTACGGCGGCGACTACCCGTCGATCGTCCCGCTGATGCCCTCCGGGGACCACACGGGGACGCCCCACCTCACGTGGACCGACCGGGAGTTCGAGGACGGCGACCCGGTGATCATCGAACTCTCGGGCTGTCGGCACCGCTACCACTCCCCGCTCGCGCGGACGACGTTCGTCGGCGACCCACCCTCGGAGATCGAGCACACCGCCGACGTCGTCGTCGAGGGGCTCGAGGCCGCCCTCGACGCCGCGGAACCGGGCGTCACCTGCGAGGCCGTCGAGAAGGCGTGGCGCGACACCATCGCCCAGTACGACATCGAGAAGGAGGACCGCATCGGCTACTCGATGGGACTCGGCTACCCGCCGGACTGGGGCGAGCACACCGCCAGCATCCGGCCGGGCGACGAGACGGTGCTGGCCGAGGACATGACGTTCCACATGATCCCCGGCATCTGGGGCGACGACTTCGGCGTCGAGATCAGCGAGACGTTCCACGTCACCGCCGACGGCGCCGAGGCGCTGGCCGACTTCCCCCGCCGGTTGTTCACGGCGTAG
- a CDS encoding ABC transporter ATP-binding protein gives MRADVTDDGAGGSAFTSDGGSMWRIYAEYGRENVGDAVLGTVMALFSRALGLVPALVLGLAIDAVLLGTRPFRLPLVPDGLIPGTPAGQLWFAVALLVTATLVGAAGSWLQSYGWNKFAQNIQHALRVDTYERLQLQDRAFFDQSRTGELLSVLNNDVNQLESFLTDGLSSALRLLALLVGVGLVMTVLNPWLALVSLAAVPVLGVFTLLFVRRVQPKYARMRESVGALNARLENNVGGIEVIKTEGAEAHEVGRVRDASRSYLDTNWDAITTRITFFPGLSVLSGLSFALTFAVGAFWVLNGPPWFFRGTVSPGEFVTFMLYTQQFIWPLAQFGQIVNSYQLAKASSERVYGLLNADRSVRERADPVALAEVTGRVDYEGVTFGYDDAGDPGESFLGDESVLRDDPDDAGESVDPVLRDVSFTIPAGDTLGVVGPTGSGKSTLVKLLVRLYDAGEGTVRVDGHDVRDLSLESLRRAVGYVSQEPFLFYGTIRENIAYGTFDATDAAVEAAARRAAAHEFVENLPDGYDTVVGERGVRLSGGQRQRIALARAFLKDPAILVLDEATSHVDTETEAIIQRSLREVAADRTTIAIAHRLSTVKDADEILVLEGGRVVERGTHADLLAMDGLYANLWRVQAGDFDDLPDSFFEDAIARRAAIEGNATTD, from the coding sequence GTGAGAGCTGACGTGACGGACGACGGGGCGGGCGGGAGCGCCTTCACGTCGGACGGCGGATCGATGTGGCGCATCTACGCGGAGTACGGTCGGGAGAACGTCGGCGACGCGGTACTCGGGACGGTGATGGCGCTGTTCTCGCGCGCGCTCGGCCTCGTGCCGGCGCTCGTGCTGGGGCTCGCGATCGACGCCGTGCTGCTGGGGACGCGACCGTTCCGCCTCCCGCTGGTTCCCGACGGGCTGATCCCGGGGACTCCGGCGGGTCAGCTCTGGTTCGCCGTCGCGCTCCTCGTGACCGCGACGCTCGTGGGGGCCGCCGGGTCGTGGCTCCAGAGCTACGGGTGGAACAAGTTCGCCCAGAACATCCAGCACGCGCTCCGGGTCGACACGTACGAGCGACTCCAGCTCCAGGACCGCGCGTTCTTCGACCAGTCCAGGACCGGGGAGCTCCTCTCGGTGTTGAACAACGACGTGAACCAGCTGGAGTCCTTCCTGACCGACGGCCTGAGTTCGGCGTTGCGGTTGCTCGCGCTGTTGGTCGGCGTCGGTCTGGTGATGACCGTCCTGAACCCCTGGCTGGCGCTCGTCTCGCTTGCCGCGGTGCCGGTACTGGGCGTCTTCACCCTCCTGTTCGTCCGACGCGTCCAGCCGAAGTACGCCAGGATGCGCGAGAGCGTCGGCGCCCTGAACGCCAGACTGGAGAACAACGTGGGCGGCATCGAGGTCATCAAGACCGAGGGCGCGGAGGCGCACGAGGTCGGTCGAGTCCGGGACGCCTCCCGGTCGTACCTCGACACCAACTGGGACGCCATCACGACGCGGATCACGTTCTTCCCGGGGCTGTCCGTCCTCTCCGGGCTGAGCTTCGCGCTGACGTTCGCGGTCGGGGCGTTCTGGGTGCTGAACGGGCCGCCGTGGTTCTTCAGGGGGACCGTCTCCCCCGGCGAGTTCGTCACGTTCATGCTGTACACCCAGCAGTTCATCTGGCCGCTCGCGCAGTTCGGCCAGATCGTCAACAGCTACCAGCTGGCCAAGGCGTCCAGCGAACGGGTCTACGGCCTGCTCAACGCCGATCGGTCGGTTCGGGAGCGGGCCGATCCGGTCGCGCTGGCTGAGGTGACCGGCCGCGTCGACTACGAGGGGGTAACCTTCGGCTACGACGACGCCGGCGATCCCGGTGAGTCGTTCCTCGGGGACGAGTCGGTCCTCCGGGACGACCCCGACGACGCCGGCGAGTCGGTCGACCCGGTCCTCCGGGACGTCTCGTTCACGATCCCGGCCGGTGACACCCTCGGCGTGGTCGGCCCGACGGGGAGCGGGAAGTCCACGCTCGTGAAGCTCCTCGTGCGCCTCTACGACGCCGGCGAGGGAACCGTGCGCGTCGACGGCCACGACGTGCGCGACCTCTCGCTGGAGAGCCTGCGTCGGGCCGTCGGCTACGTCTCCCAGGAGCCGTTCCTGTTCTACGGGACGATCCGGGAGAACATCGCCTACGGCACCTTCGACGCCACCGACGCGGCGGTGGAGGCGGCCGCGCGCCGGGCGGCGGCCCACGAGTTCGTCGAGAACCTCCCCGACGGGTACGACACCGTCGTGGGGGAACGCGGGGTCCGCCTCTCCGGGGGTCAGCGCCAGCGGATCGCGCTCGCGAGGGCGTTCCTCAAGGACCCCGCGATCCTCGTGCTCGACGAGGCGACGAGCCACGTCGACACCGAGACGGAGGCCATCATCCAGCGCAGCCTCCGCGAGGTCGCGGCCGACCGCACGACGATCGCCATCGCCCACCGGCTCTCGACGGTGAAGGACGCCGACGAGATCCTCGTCCTCGAGGGCGGACGCGTCGTCGAGCGGGGCACGCACGCCGACCTGCTCGCGATGGACGGGCTGTACGCCAACCTCTGGCGGGTCCAGGCCGGTGACTTCGACGACCTCCCCGACTCGTTCTTCGAGGACGCGATCGCCCGCAGGGCGGCCATCGAGGGCAACGCAACGACGGACTAG
- a CDS encoding PQQ-like beta-propeller repeat protein: MPSRRAVLAAGAVALSTGLAGCNEAPPPESTFDASPTHWPTAGYDPAATGHAPAGPESPSVEWTVSRQSTDPPLYGYLSTPVVADGSVYVACLATRFFDPEEDSGQVVAIDAASGTVAWQYVIPNGLTGGPAIAGDVVVVGGRDGALYAVADGDRTWTVALGGQVGTPTVYGNRIYVADSRGNLHAVATDGTKHWTVDRTGLVPPLFDDPDPLAIGTPAADESGVYVAVETNDGGALLLAYDHGGSRRWRYELDGPYGSRPHGPAVGDDTVYATVGGTVHAVDAASGDRRWRFVTGAETAGPPTTDGDRVYVAAKNLYALDAADGTERWRVVNEAPIRDRDAQKLPYLARPPVADGRVYLRTGAFDATDGTRRWGDDADDWNVDGNYFPDLYGPRPIAQPVVTGDAVFLSHTHHGVRKLA; encoded by the coding sequence ATGCCCTCCAGACGCGCCGTCCTCGCAGCCGGTGCCGTCGCCCTCTCGACGGGACTCGCCGGCTGTAACGAAGCACCACCGCCCGAATCGACGTTCGACGCGTCACCCACGCACTGGCCGACCGCCGGGTACGACCCCGCCGCGACGGGACACGCTCCGGCCGGTCCCGAAAGCCCGAGCGTCGAGTGGACTGTCTCCCGGCAGTCGACGGACCCCCCGCTATACGGCTACCTGAGCACCCCGGTCGTCGCCGATGGCTCGGTGTACGTCGCCTGCCTCGCGACACGATTCTTCGATCCGGAGGAGGACAGTGGCCAGGTAGTGGCGATCGACGCTGCGAGCGGGACGGTAGCCTGGCAGTATGTGATTCCGAACGGGCTCACCGGGGGGCCCGCGATTGCAGGGGACGTGGTCGTGGTCGGCGGTCGCGACGGGGCGCTGTACGCCGTAGCGGACGGGGACCGGACGTGGACCGTGGCGCTCGGCGGGCAGGTGGGTACGCCGACGGTGTACGGAAACCGGATCTACGTCGCCGATAGCCGGGGGAACCTGCACGCGGTCGCCACCGACGGTACGAAGCACTGGACGGTCGACCGCACCGGCCTCGTTCCACCGCTGTTCGACGATCCGGACCCCCTCGCGATCGGGACGCCGGCCGCCGACGAGTCGGGCGTCTACGTGGCCGTCGAGACGAACGACGGCGGCGCACTCCTCCTCGCGTACGACCACGGCGGTTCGCGCCGCTGGCGGTACGAACTCGACGGGCCGTACGGGTCCCGTCCGCACGGCCCGGCCGTCGGCGACGACACCGTCTACGCGACCGTCGGCGGCACGGTCCACGCCGTCGACGCGGCCAGCGGGGACCGTCGGTGGCGGTTCGTCACCGGCGCCGAGACAGCGGGGCCACCGACGACCGACGGCGACCGCGTGTACGTCGCCGCGAAGAACCTGTACGCGCTCGACGCCGCGGACGGCACCGAACGCTGGCGCGTCGTGAACGAGGCTCCGATCCGCGACCGGGACGCGCAGAAGCTCCCGTATCTGGCCCGGCCACCCGTCGCCGACGGGCGGGTGTACCTGCGCACCGGGGCGTTCGACGCGACCGACGGGACGCGCCGCTGGGGGGACGACGCGGACGACTGGAACGTCGACGGCAACTACTTCCCCGACCTGTACGGTCCCCGTCCCATCGCCCAACCGGTCGTCACGGGGGATGCGGTGTTCCTCAGCCACACACACCACGGGGTGCGGAAGCTCGCATGA
- a CDS encoding D-2-hydroxyacid dehydrogenase, whose product MPDQSTTAEGPDVLVLREGTEGLSMESYAEELRERLPERTVELARTPRAERELVRNARVVTGIGIDEEGLSRADRLELFACTFAGTDHLPTDALAERGVVVTNAGGIHAPGIAEQSIGNMLVFARRLHEGWRRKANGEWRHFQSHEFTDSTVTVVGLGSIGQAVVRRLAGFDVETIGVRYTPEKGGPTDEVVGFDEDAIHDAFARSDYVVLACPLNDLTRGLVGEAEFATLPPHAVLVNAARGGIVDTDALVAALQSNKIRGAALDVTEPEPLPNDHPLWDLENCLITPHTGGHTPKHWDRLADIVADNVAALDGDGELRNVVLDPGAD is encoded by the coding sequence ATGCCCGACCAGTCAACCACGGCCGAAGGGCCGGACGTCCTCGTCCTCCGCGAGGGGACGGAGGGCCTGTCGATGGAGTCGTACGCCGAGGAGCTCCGCGAGCGACTGCCGGAGCGGACGGTCGAACTCGCTCGGACGCCCCGCGCCGAGCGGGAACTCGTCCGGAACGCGCGGGTCGTCACCGGGATCGGGATCGACGAGGAGGGGCTCTCCCGGGCCGACCGGCTGGAGCTGTTCGCCTGCACGTTCGCCGGGACCGACCACCTCCCGACGGACGCGCTGGCCGAGCGCGGCGTCGTCGTCACGAACGCCGGCGGCATCCACGCACCGGGCATCGCGGAGCAGTCCATCGGCAACATGCTCGTGTTCGCCCGCCGGCTCCACGAAGGGTGGCGCCGGAAGGCGAACGGGGAGTGGCGCCACTTCCAGTCCCACGAGTTCACCGACAGCACCGTCACGGTCGTCGGTCTCGGCTCCATCGGGCAGGCGGTCGTCCGGCGGCTCGCGGGGTTCGATGTGGAGACGATCGGCGTCCGCTACACGCCCGAGAAGGGGGGTCCGACCGACGAGGTGGTCGGCTTCGACGAGGACGCCATCCACGACGCGTTCGCCCGCAGCGACTACGTCGTGCTCGCCTGCCCGCTCAACGACCTCACCCGGGGGCTCGTCGGGGAGGCCGAGTTCGCGACGCTGCCGCCGCACGCCGTCCTCGTCAACGCCGCCCGCGGCGGAATCGTCGACACCGACGCGCTCGTGGCCGCGCTCCAGTCGAACAAGATCCGCGGCGCGGCGCTCGACGTCACGGAGCCGGAGCCGCTCCCCAACGACCACCCGCTGTGGGACCTCGAGAACTGCCTCATCACGCCACACACCGGCGGTCACACGCCGAAGCACTGGGACCGTCTCGCGGACATCGTCGCCGACAACGTGGCCGCGCTGGACGGGGACGGGGAGCTCCGCAACGTCGTCCTCGACCCCGGCGCCGACTGA
- a CDS encoding ABC transporter substrate-binding protein: MARDIQEREAPTRREYVKYGGALLGGTVLAGCTGDTGSESEPTGTGTGDPSTSAGEQSSADSAADERDPFSVTMEPMGEVSFEETPETWMAYFSTYGDMAVALGQLDGISGLVFTENWPTAFYDHLPGVDVSFDDVPQLFAGGGLDKEAFYEMDCDVHLMDPNFISRLADGWEESDYEDIRTNVGPIIGNSIRRRGEDWHDYAYYSLYDAFGRIAQVFDERERYEALARVHEDMRSTIKSELPPAEERPTVGLLSINSDFENGAFYAYPVHDGNGHKQYRDLGMRGAFDDHIDASYGEWDYEKLLEVDPDALLFQYGFSHVSTGEFERRMQRMREDPLGQQLTAVQNDRLYRGGTSYQGPIVNLFQTEVAAKQFYPDTFGEWNGLETLSEGTGRLFEYERVAAIVNGDV; this comes from the coding sequence ATGGCGCGGGACATTCAGGAACGCGAGGCACCCACGCGGCGCGAGTACGTGAAGTACGGCGGCGCGCTGCTCGGCGGAACGGTGCTCGCCGGCTGTACGGGTGATACCGGGTCGGAGTCCGAACCGACGGGGACGGGAACGGGGGATCCGTCGACGAGCGCGGGGGAACAGTCGTCCGCCGATTCCGCCGCCGACGAGCGTGACCCCTTCTCCGTCACGATGGAGCCGATGGGCGAGGTTTCCTTCGAAGAGACGCCCGAAACGTGGATGGCGTACTTCAGCACCTACGGCGACATGGCCGTCGCGCTCGGCCAACTCGACGGGATCAGCGGACTCGTCTTCACGGAGAACTGGCCGACGGCGTTCTACGATCACCTGCCCGGCGTCGACGTCTCCTTCGACGACGTCCCGCAGCTCTTCGCCGGCGGCGGCCTCGACAAGGAGGCGTTCTACGAGATGGACTGCGACGTCCACCTGATGGACCCGAACTTCATCAGCCGCCTCGCGGACGGCTGGGAGGAGTCCGACTACGAGGACATCCGGACGAACGTCGGGCCGATCATCGGGAACTCGATCCGTCGCCGCGGCGAGGACTGGCACGACTATGCCTACTACTCGCTGTACGACGCGTTCGGGAGGATCGCCCAGGTGTTCGACGAACGGGAGCGGTACGAGGCGCTCGCACGGGTCCACGAGGATATGCGCTCGACGATCAAATCGGAACTCCCGCCGGCGGAGGAGCGGCCCACCGTCGGACTCCTCTCGATCAACTCGGACTTCGAGAACGGGGCGTTCTACGCCTACCCGGTCCACGACGGCAACGGGCACAAGCAGTACCGCGACCTCGGGATGCGGGGCGCGTTCGACGACCACATCGACGCGAGCTACGGGGAGTGGGACTACGAGAAGCTCCTCGAGGTCGACCCCGACGCGCTCCTCTTCCAGTACGGGTTCTCCCACGTCTCGACCGGGGAGTTCGAACGCCGGATGCAGCGGATGCGCGAGGACCCACTCGGACAGCAGCTGACCGCGGTCCAGAACGACCGGCTCTATCGGGGCGGCACGTCGTACCAGGGGCCGATCGTCAACCTGTTCCAGACCGAGGTGGCCGCGAAGCAGTTCTACCCGGACACGTTCGGCGAGTGGAACGGCCTCGAGACCCTCTCGGAGGGGACCGGTCGCCTGTTCGAGTACGAACGCGTCGCGGCGATCGTCAACGGGGACGTCTAG
- a CDS encoding NUDIX domain-containing protein, whose translation MANVVTAFLRNRGEVLLVRRSDAVGTYRGRWGGVSGYVEGDTDDPVEEAYREVEEEVGIGPEALTFVRAGDTVRVDDEEGEFTVHPLLFDCATREVTPNEELAAHEWVPATAMLERETVPKLWGAYRAVGPTVESVRDDDVHGSATISVRALETLRDEAAVAASWDAVAATARDLRDARPGMAAVGNRVSRVLAEADRRPEAVRERAIEAVADAVDADDRAAATAAALLDGPVLTLSRSGTVAAALADHDGPVLVAESIPGGEGREVAAELAAGADRTVTLLPDAAVASAVAERDVAATLVGADTVLPDGDVANKVGTRGLALAAAYEGVPVYAVAARDKVAGEGGFRPESTTYEVPEGVDAYAPLFDRTPADLVTVVTEDGPLDADAVHDVAAEHRVLAEWDEGD comes from the coding sequence ATGGCGAACGTCGTCACCGCCTTCCTCCGGAACCGGGGGGAGGTGCTGCTCGTCCGCCGGAGCGACGCCGTCGGTACCTATCGCGGGCGCTGGGGCGGCGTCTCGGGGTACGTCGAGGGCGACACCGACGACCCGGTCGAGGAAGCGTACCGGGAGGTCGAGGAGGAGGTCGGAATCGGTCCGGAGGCCCTCACCTTCGTCCGCGCCGGGGACACGGTTCGGGTCGACGACGAGGAGGGGGAGTTCACCGTCCACCCGCTCCTGTTCGACTGCGCGACGCGCGAAGTGACGCCGAACGAGGAACTCGCCGCCCACGAGTGGGTGCCGGCGACCGCGATGTTGGAACGGGAGACGGTGCCGAAGCTCTGGGGCGCGTACCGCGCGGTCGGCCCGACCGTCGAGTCGGTCCGGGACGACGACGTCCACGGCTCGGCGACCATCTCGGTCCGCGCGCTGGAGACCCTCCGCGACGAGGCGGCCGTCGCGGCGTCCTGGGACGCCGTGGCTGCGACGGCCCGCGACCTTCGGGACGCCAGGCCGGGGATGGCGGCGGTGGGGAACCGGGTGAGCCGCGTGCTGGCCGAGGCCGACCGACGTCCGGAGGCGGTTCGCGAGCGCGCGATCGAGGCCGTCGCGGATGCCGTGGACGCGGACGACCGCGCTGCTGCTACGGCGGCCGCGCTCCTCGACGGTCCGGTGCTCACGCTGTCGCGCTCGGGGACGGTCGCGGCCGCGCTCGCTGACCACGACGGGCCGGTTCTCGTCGCCGAGTCGATCCCCGGCGGCGAGGGACGCGAGGTGGCGGCGGAGCTGGCGGCCGGGGCCGACCGGACGGTGACCCTGCTCCCGGACGCCGCGGTCGCGTCGGCCGTCGCAGAACGCGACGTCGCCGCGACGCTCGTCGGCGCCGACACGGTGCTGCCCGACGGCGACGTCGCGAACAAGGTCGGGACGCGGGGCCTGGCGCTCGCCGCGGCCTACGAGGGGGTTCCCGTCTACGCGGTCGCCGCCCGGGACAAGGTCGCCGGCGAGGGCGGGTTCCGTCCCGAATCGACCACGTACGAGGTTCCCGAGGGAGTCGACGCGTACGCGCCCCTGTTCGACCGGACGCCCGCCGACCTGGTCACGGTCGTCACCGAGGACGGGCCGCTGGACGCCGACGCGGTGCACGACGTGGCCGCGGAACACCGCGTCCTGGCCGAGTGGGACGAGGGGGACTGA
- a CDS encoding DJ-1/PfpI family protein, translating into MTGKKILEIAGDFVEDYEVMVPYQALQMAGHEVHAVAPEKGEGESVKTAVHDFRGDQTYLETRGHDFALDAAIEDVDPADYDALVVPGGRAPEYLRTYDSVLETVRHFFEEDKPVAALCHGPQILAAAGVLEGREMTSYPAVRAEVENAGCSWVDGVVTDGNLVTGQAWPDHPEWLAEFLDVLGTTIEHESAAAAADD; encoded by the coding sequence ATGACTGGTAAGAAGATACTCGAGATCGCCGGCGACTTCGTCGAGGACTACGAGGTCATGGTCCCATACCAGGCGCTGCAGATGGCGGGCCACGAGGTCCACGCGGTGGCCCCGGAGAAGGGTGAGGGCGAATCGGTGAAGACGGCCGTCCACGACTTCCGCGGCGACCAGACGTACCTGGAGACCCGTGGCCACGACTTCGCGCTGGACGCCGCCATCGAGGACGTCGACCCCGCGGACTACGACGCGCTGGTCGTCCCCGGCGGCCGCGCGCCCGAGTACCTGCGGACGTACGACTCGGTCCTGGAGACGGTCCGGCACTTCTTCGAGGAGGACAAGCCGGTCGCGGCGCTGTGTCACGGCCCGCAGATCCTCGCCGCCGCCGGGGTGCTGGAGGGGCGCGAGATGACGTCGTACCCCGCCGTGCGCGCGGAGGTGGAGAACGCCGGCTGCTCGTGGGTCGACGGCGTCGTCACCGACGGGAACCTCGTCACCGGCCAGGCGTGGCCCGACCATCCGGAGTGGCTCGCCGAGTTCCTCGACGTGCTTGGCACGACGATCGAACACGAGTCCGCGGCCGCCGCGGCCGACGACTAA
- a CDS encoding outer membrane protein assembly factor BamB family protein, giving the protein MTEYPSRRRLLAALGTAAGVGTAGCSTLVDYSPDPFDGSDDCPPYDPVETTTTTWPGTFGGPAGTATVAAEAVPDGDLTFDWSVPIETFMGYHVPIVDGDAVYVHDLDASLFSVAADSGEERWRLEMEGPGPAPAVGDGRLVVATETGIEAVDAATGAREWTAAEPAAGIFDAPPVIANGTVYVAGGVGVRAFDLADGKLRWHVPTGLRMTSPPAVVDGTLYVAGDDTYVRTLATDDGSERWRHKTTARIECNVAVAAGTVYTGTEAGAVIALDAASGAERWRFQLPVGETERQQRPRTVATDGSRTYVTTDTTLYVLGAATGEPCWRTRSYSGSYASGIAIGDGKVYVPVDSDVREGWGAVFDAATGERGQAFASGRDRSFEMGPSLAEGAIYGTGNGGLRKFS; this is encoded by the coding sequence ATGACCGAGTACCCGTCCCGCCGGCGGCTGCTCGCGGCCCTCGGCACGGCGGCAGGGGTCGGCACGGCCGGCTGTTCGACGCTCGTGGACTACTCCCCGGATCCCTTCGACGGGAGCGATGACTGCCCGCCGTACGACCCGGTGGAGACGACCACGACGACCTGGCCCGGGACGTTCGGCGGCCCGGCCGGTACGGCGACGGTCGCCGCGGAGGCCGTCCCCGACGGCGATCTCACGTTCGACTGGAGCGTGCCGATCGAGACCTTCATGGGATACCACGTGCCGATCGTCGACGGGGACGCCGTCTACGTGCACGATCTGGACGCGAGCCTGTTCTCGGTCGCCGCCGACAGCGGCGAGGAACGCTGGCGTCTCGAGATGGAGGGTCCGGGACCCGCACCGGCCGTCGGTGACGGGCGGCTGGTCGTCGCCACGGAGACCGGCATCGAGGCGGTCGACGCGGCGACGGGCGCCCGCGAGTGGACCGCGGCCGAGCCGGCAGCAGGTATCTTCGATGCGCCGCCCGTCATCGCGAACGGGACGGTCTACGTGGCGGGCGGCGTCGGCGTCCGCGCGTTCGATCTCGCGGACGGGAAACTCCGGTGGCACGTTCCGACCGGCCTGCGCATGACGTCGCCGCCCGCGGTCGTCGACGGGACGCTCTACGTCGCCGGCGACGATACCTACGTCCGCACGCTCGCGACGGACGACGGCAGCGAGCGCTGGCGTCACAAGACGACGGCCCGGATCGAGTGCAACGTGGCGGTCGCGGCGGGGACCGTGTACACGGGAACCGAGGCGGGCGCCGTGATCGCCCTCGACGCTGCCTCGGGGGCCGAACGCTGGCGGTTCCAGCTCCCGGTCGGGGAGACCGAGCGGCAACAGCGGCCACGGACCGTCGCCACGGACGGGAGCCGTACGTACGTCACCACCGACACGACCCTGTACGTGCTCGGTGCGGCGACGGGCGAGCCCTGCTGGCGGACACGGTCGTACTCGGGGAGCTACGCGAGCGGGATCGCCATCGGCGACGGGAAGGTGTACGTACCGGTAGACAGCGACGTCCGGGAGGGATGGGGAGCGGTGTTCGACGCCGCCACCGGCGAGCGGGGACAGGCGTTCGCAAGCGGACGCGACCGGAGCTTCGAGATGGGCCCCAGCCTCGCCGAGGGGGCCATCTACGGGACCGGGAACGGCGGCCTCCGCAAGTTCTCCTGA